One genomic region from Amycolatopsis sp. FBCC-B4732 encodes:
- a CDS encoding NACHT domain-containing NTPase, with translation MTVGGVDLSRYLLPFGFVVLVVAVVVVWASKQFFGEYFKKSGAKAFDRSTALLSRKTKLRKRLIRRYAEVVSRDYSRHALGFVTDRVIDIDSVYVPLQYEREGGREDLYEKIREQPQSVVIGPAGAGKSLLLKNSMLMWVRRVRAGATERMPVLIELHRCNDGSASLVDLVVSELARAYPARSRHRDAVKEVAEQALRDGRLTLLLDGLDEVGRAQQHRVFGMLRDFARDYPECQVIVTCRDVVYQGQPLGPRFTHVVRVAEFDDAAIIRFLGKWEGLAGTSAAAEVFASLQKNPALMRLARSPLLLTMIAYLQTEVFAKTGRRLPTSRPAFYQEAITHLLRRDTDLGRADSLTVYEVGEKLAVLQRVALVTMESTTEVDDRLTVTKKLLDTTTRELLPDLNLDQAHIKPLLDEIVDRSQLLVSLTKNRTDFVFRHLTLQEYLAATELADDSDGLLRRYLADPLAWRETVKLWCGASNQDSTKVIHRIFGSPETHHKILALECLAEVKRVDSAFARQVVDHFLGRLGKPDLDRPAIVAAVGTVAADGRPRGQEVLRRLITIVNTGGDAKADAMLALSASGRVEAAEALATWNGADEDRRAALRGMGELALPVLIARAADGYLWAVDDLATVGTPAAAAALAQLIWDHSPVALRAAWWLAALLSDPNVEEELKRQPVPKDGLEIDRWFWQPFSESPDGPLTLIADRIGWWLDRSSLADLPEGVAVIDSRLGIPLALRAIDRLWSERAMIRYLLRTRLDLEQYFREAAKRPEPSAADESRIDSLATRAGLRVYERRLVELLRWPVRAVIYGYVIPGRKETPIRAQDWPTVRKPRRSTQALLVTSVVGVGLAVGGPLLAGVVRSILVLTGSWPLGPTWVSWVLQLFIPMVLIGFVFSEHDFVAGALGLAAGAIAVPLLVFGTITLGLWLTWYTVAAFVPAGLVAVVCAMWASRLERINDNPFRRCLEADAVRLEDRTSVIAS, from the coding sequence GTGACGGTCGGTGGAGTCGATCTTTCCCGGTACCTGCTGCCCTTCGGCTTCGTCGTACTCGTCGTCGCGGTCGTGGTGGTGTGGGCGTCGAAGCAGTTCTTCGGCGAGTACTTCAAAAAGTCGGGTGCGAAGGCGTTCGACCGGTCGACAGCGCTGTTGTCCCGGAAAACGAAGCTGCGGAAGCGGTTGATCCGCCGCTACGCCGAAGTCGTGTCGCGGGACTATTCGCGTCACGCTCTCGGGTTCGTGACCGACCGAGTGATCGACATCGACAGCGTCTACGTCCCCCTCCAGTACGAGCGGGAGGGCGGCCGGGAGGACCTCTACGAGAAGATCCGCGAGCAACCCCAGTCGGTCGTCATCGGTCCCGCCGGCGCAGGCAAGTCGCTGCTGCTGAAGAACTCGATGCTGATGTGGGTGCGCCGGGTCCGGGCGGGCGCGACGGAGCGGATGCCCGTCTTGATCGAGCTGCACCGGTGCAACGACGGCTCGGCGTCGCTGGTCGACCTCGTGGTGTCCGAACTGGCTCGGGCGTACCCCGCCCGGTCCCGCCACCGGGACGCGGTCAAGGAGGTGGCGGAGCAGGCGTTGCGGGACGGCCGGCTGACCCTGCTGCTCGACGGCCTCGACGAAGTCGGCCGCGCCCAGCAGCACCGCGTGTTCGGCATGCTGCGCGACTTCGCGCGGGACTACCCGGAGTGTCAAGTGATCGTGACCTGCCGGGACGTCGTGTACCAGGGCCAGCCCCTCGGACCGCGGTTCACCCACGTCGTCCGGGTGGCGGAGTTCGACGACGCGGCGATCATCCGGTTCCTGGGTAAGTGGGAGGGGCTCGCCGGGACTTCGGCGGCGGCCGAGGTGTTCGCGAGCTTGCAGAAGAACCCCGCGCTGATGCGTCTCGCGCGCAGCCCGCTGCTGCTGACGATGATCGCGTACCTGCAGACCGAGGTCTTCGCCAAAACCGGCCGCCGGCTGCCGACTTCGCGCCCGGCGTTCTACCAGGAAGCGATCACCCACCTGTTGCGTCGGGATACCGACCTCGGCCGGGCCGACTCGCTTACGGTGTACGAAGTCGGCGAGAAGCTGGCGGTGCTGCAGCGCGTCGCCCTGGTCACGATGGAAAGCACGACCGAGGTCGACGACCGCCTGACCGTCACGAAGAAGCTACTGGACACGACGACCCGGGAGCTGCTGCCCGATCTCAACCTCGACCAGGCGCACATCAAGCCCCTACTCGACGAGATCGTCGACCGCAGCCAGCTGCTGGTGTCGCTCACCAAGAATCGGACCGACTTCGTCTTCCGTCACCTCACGCTGCAGGAGTACCTGGCGGCGACCGAGCTGGCCGACGACTCGGACGGCCTGCTGCGGCGGTATCTCGCGGACCCGCTGGCGTGGCGGGAGACGGTGAAGCTTTGGTGCGGTGCGAGCAACCAGGACAGCACCAAGGTGATCCACCGGATCTTCGGCTCACCCGAGACGCACCACAAGATCCTCGCCCTGGAGTGCCTGGCCGAGGTGAAACGCGTCGACAGCGCGTTCGCGCGGCAGGTCGTCGACCACTTCCTGGGCCGCCTGGGCAAGCCGGATCTGGACCGGCCGGCGATCGTCGCCGCGGTCGGCACCGTGGCGGCCGACGGCCGGCCGCGGGGGCAGGAGGTCCTGCGGCGGCTGATCACCATCGTCAACACCGGTGGGGACGCCAAGGCTGACGCAATGCTGGCGCTGTCGGCATCCGGGCGGGTCGAGGCCGCCGAAGCCCTGGCGACCTGGAACGGCGCCGACGAGGATCGCAGGGCGGCGTTGCGCGGCATGGGCGAGCTGGCTTTGCCGGTCCTCATCGCCCGCGCCGCCGACGGATACCTGTGGGCGGTCGACGACCTGGCCACCGTGGGCACTCCCGCCGCGGCGGCCGCCCTCGCCCAGCTCATCTGGGACCACTCCCCGGTCGCCCTCCGGGCCGCGTGGTGGCTCGCCGCGCTACTCAGCGACCCCAACGTGGAGGAGGAACTGAAGCGGCAACCGGTCCCGAAGGACGGTCTCGAAATCGATCGGTGGTTCTGGCAGCCGTTCAGCGAGTCGCCGGACGGTCCCCTGACCCTCATCGCCGATCGGATCGGCTGGTGGCTCGACCGTTCGAGCCTCGCCGACCTTCCCGAGGGCGTCGCCGTCATCGACTCCCGCTTGGGTATCCCGCTCGCCTTGCGGGCAATCGACCGGCTGTGGTCCGAGCGGGCAATGATTCGTTACTTGCTGCGCACCCGGCTGGACCTCGAGCAGTACTTCCGGGAAGCCGCCAAACGGCCGGAACCGAGTGCGGCCGACGAGAGCAGGATCGATTCCCTCGCCACCCGGGCCGGACTGCGGGTGTACGAGCGCCGGTTGGTGGAGCTGCTGAGGTGGCCGGTGCGTGCGGTGATCTACGGCTACGTCATCCCGGGGCGGAAGGAAACGCCGATCCGCGCCCAAGATTGGCCAACAGTGCGGAAACCGCGTCGGAGCACGCAGGCTCTGTTGGTCACGTCGGTTGTCGGGGTGGGGTTGGCCGTTGGTGGCCCGCTGCTGGCGGGGGTGGTCCGCTCGATCTTGGTGCTGACCGGTTCCTGGCCGTTGGGGCCGACCTGGGTGAGCTGGGTCCTTCAACTCTTCATCCCCATGGTGCTCATCGGCTTCGTGTTCTCCGAACACGATTTCGTGGCCGGGGCACTGGGGCTGGCGGCCGGCGCGATCGCTGTGCCCCTGCTGGTCTTCGGCACCATCACCCTCGGCTTGTGGCTGACCTGGTACACCGTGGCCGCGTTCGTGCCGGCCGGGCTCGTGGCGGTGGTCTGCGCCATGTGGGCAAGCCGTCTCGAGCGGATCAACGACAACCCCTTCCGGCGGTGCCTGGAGGCTGATGCCGTGCGGCTCGAAGACCGGACCTCCGTGATCGCCAGTTAG
- a CDS encoding flavodoxin family protein, with translation MSDRSFLFLVGAARAGGNTEMLARRAAKALPPDVEQRWIRLPEVPLPPFEDRRHGAGSHPEPGENEQLLMDATFAATDIVVVSPVYWYSVAASVKLYLDYWSGWMRLPVEFKPRMRGKSLWGVSVLSETAREAQPLIGTLELCAEYLGMNWGGVLLGNGSRPGDVLLDDAAMAAAPAFFTGADLVTA, from the coding sequence ATGAGCGACCGCAGCTTCCTGTTCCTGGTGGGCGCCGCGCGGGCCGGCGGCAACACGGAGATGCTGGCCCGGCGGGCGGCGAAGGCCCTGCCGCCGGACGTCGAGCAACGCTGGATCCGGCTGCCGGAGGTGCCGCTGCCGCCGTTCGAAGACCGCCGCCACGGCGCCGGTTCGCACCCCGAGCCGGGCGAGAACGAGCAGCTGCTGATGGACGCGACCTTCGCCGCGACCGACATCGTGGTCGTGTCGCCGGTGTACTGGTACTCGGTCGCGGCGAGCGTGAAGCTCTACCTCGACTACTGGTCCGGCTGGATGCGCCTGCCGGTGGAGTTCAAGCCGCGGATGCGCGGGAAGTCGTTGTGGGGCGTCAGCGTGCTGAGCGAAACCGCGCGCGAGGCCCAGCCGCTGATCGGCACGCTCGAACTCTGCGCGGAGTACCTGGGCATGAACTGGGGCGGGGTGCTGCTGGGCAACGGCAGTCGCCCCGGCGACGTGCTGCTGGACGACGCCGCGATGGCGGCCGCGCCGGCGTTCTTCACCGGCGCGGACCTGGTCACCGCCTGA
- a CDS encoding SRPBCC family protein, with amino-acid sequence MPAKLLTDEDRPALRLERRLKHAPEQVWRAITDPAELEHWFPAKVDVELRAGGAIRFTFPGEDTSTTGRVVTADPPREFTFVWNDDTLRWLITPDGDGSLLVFTHTFGRGEPAIAKLAAGRTAAGWDSCLEALDARLSGREAGQPADWHARMASYVDEFGLGDGEVLADGTIRFRRDLVWKPVGEVRALLPDEPGWHVHQDPLDGTRVELTEPPEADVPAQLARRHEQLDKLFAATHGVTLPDWAPDRVEAVRKHYAERPTQG; translated from the coding sequence ATGCCCGCGAAACTGCTGACCGACGAGGACCGCCCCGCCCTCCGGCTGGAACGCCGGCTGAAGCACGCGCCCGAGCAGGTCTGGCGCGCCATCACGGACCCGGCCGAACTCGAGCACTGGTTCCCGGCGAAGGTCGACGTCGAACTGCGTGCCGGCGGCGCGATCCGGTTCACCTTCCCCGGCGAGGACACCTCGACGACCGGCCGGGTCGTCACCGCCGACCCGCCGCGCGAGTTCACCTTCGTCTGGAACGACGACACCCTGCGCTGGCTCATCACCCCGGACGGCGACGGCAGCCTCCTGGTGTTCACGCACACCTTCGGCCGCGGCGAACCGGCGATCGCGAAGCTCGCCGCCGGCCGCACCGCCGCCGGCTGGGACAGCTGCCTCGAAGCGCTCGACGCGCGGCTGTCCGGCCGCGAAGCCGGGCAGCCGGCGGACTGGCACGCCCGGATGGCGTCCTATGTGGACGAATTCGGCCTCGGCGACGGCGAAGTCCTCGCCGACGGCACCATCCGCTTCCGCCGCGACCTCGTCTGGAAGCCGGTCGGCGAGGTCCGGGCGCTGCTGCCGGACGAGCCCGGCTGGCACGTGCACCAGGATCCCCTCGACGGCACCCGCGTCGAACTCACCGAGCCACCGGAAGCCGACGTCCCCGCCCAGCTGGCCCGGCGGCACGAGCAGCTCGACAAGCTGTTCGCCGCCACCCACGGCGTCACCCTGCCGGACTGGGCACCTGACCGCGTCGAAGCCGTACGCAAGCACTACGCGGAGCGTCCGACCCAGGGTTGA
- a CDS encoding MarR family winged helix-turn-helix transcriptional regulator, with protein MTVDEQSWGRMLVLHARIEQDLAKALQRRHGLGLSEYRALGKLVAGPRGGLRMQELADAIGLNQSSVSRMCARLEDAGLTIRDLCEDDRRGVYSVITDAGRKRYSETEPTYCAVLRTALDKAASDPELAGAVAAVRGA; from the coding sequence ATGACCGTCGACGAACAGTCCTGGGGCCGCATGCTCGTGCTGCACGCCCGGATCGAGCAGGACCTCGCCAAGGCCCTGCAGCGGCGCCACGGACTCGGCCTGTCCGAGTACCGCGCGCTCGGCAAGCTGGTCGCCGGACCGCGCGGCGGCCTGCGGATGCAGGAGCTGGCCGACGCGATCGGGCTCAACCAGAGCTCGGTCAGCCGGATGTGCGCCCGGCTCGAGGACGCCGGCCTGACCATCCGCGATCTGTGCGAGGACGACCGCCGCGGCGTCTACTCGGTGATCACCGACGCCGGCCGCAAGCGCTACTCCGAAACCGAGCCGACGTACTGCGCGGTGCTGCGGACGGCGCTCGACAAGGCCGCGAGCGACCCGGAGCTCGCCGGCGCGGTGGCCGCCGTCCGCGGCGCTTGA
- a CDS encoding GNAT family N-acetyltransferase, whose amino-acid sequence MDIRTLAAADLPTCSDLAESRSWPREPPKWTLLHQVGRVFGVPAPDGDGLAATAALVTFGSVASISMVLVAPRYERQGLGRALTAHAVAAAGEAVVWLHASTSGRPLYESMGFVEDGGCQGHVGRFVDDGGPGAAPGALADVLPLDRAAHGVDRTVLLESLGTPFVVEGGFTFGTDLGHVTVLGPVVAETEDQAKALIRGAARTVPGEVRVDPDFRFPALTAWVRERGLVPGPPAPRLVLDGRPLPGDRTRRFAPFTRAVG is encoded by the coding sequence ATGGACATCCGCACCCTCGCCGCGGCCGACCTGCCCACCTGCTCCGACCTGGCCGAATCCCGCTCGTGGCCGCGCGAGCCGCCGAAGTGGACCCTGCTCCACCAGGTCGGGCGCGTGTTCGGCGTGCCCGCCCCGGACGGCGACGGCCTGGCGGCGACCGCGGCGCTGGTGACGTTCGGCTCGGTGGCGTCGATCTCGATGGTGCTGGTCGCACCGCGGTACGAGCGGCAGGGACTGGGCCGCGCGCTCACGGCGCACGCGGTCGCGGCGGCGGGCGAGGCGGTGGTGTGGCTCCACGCGTCGACGTCCGGCCGCCCGCTGTACGAGTCGATGGGCTTCGTCGAAGACGGCGGCTGCCAAGGCCACGTAGGTCGATTTGTCGATGACGGCGGACCGGGTGCGGCACCCGGTGCCTTGGCCGACGTGCTGCCGCTCGACCGGGCGGCTCACGGAGTGGACCGGACGGTGCTGCTGGAGAGCCTGGGGACGCCGTTCGTCGTCGAGGGCGGTTTCACGTTCGGCACGGACCTCGGCCACGTGACGGTGCTCGGCCCGGTGGTGGCGGAGACGGAGGACCAGGCCAAGGCCCTGATCCGCGGCGCGGCGCGGACGGTGCCGGGGGAAGTCCGGGTGGACCCGGACTTCCGGTTCCCGGCACTCACGGCGTGGGTGCGGGAGCGCGGGCTGGTCCCCGGCCCGCCGGCACCCCGTCTCGTGCTGGACGGGCGCCCGTTACCCGGCGACCGGACTCGGCGCTTCGCCCCCTTCACCCGCGCGGTCGGGTAG
- a CDS encoding response regulator transcription factor, translating to MTRVLIADDQALLRGSFRVLVESAPGLEVVGEASDGVEAIALTRREKPDVVLMDVRMPSMDGIEATRRICAETDVRVLMLTTFDLDEYVYAALRAGASGFLLKDTRPADLLAAIEVVASGDALLAPSVTRRLVAEFARLPTGPVTRLDGVTVREQEVLTLIARGLSNDEIAARLHLGIATVKTHIGRLLHKLAARDRAQLVIAAYESGLIRPSAQ from the coding sequence ATGACCCGCGTCCTGATCGCCGACGACCAGGCGTTGCTGCGCGGCAGCTTCCGGGTCCTGGTGGAGAGCGCCCCGGGCCTGGAGGTGGTCGGCGAGGCGTCCGACGGCGTCGAGGCGATCGCGCTGACGCGGCGCGAGAAGCCGGACGTCGTGCTGATGGACGTGCGCATGCCGTCGATGGACGGGATCGAGGCCACCCGGCGGATCTGCGCGGAGACCGACGTCCGCGTCCTGATGCTGACGACGTTCGACCTCGACGAGTACGTGTACGCGGCCCTGCGCGCGGGCGCGAGCGGCTTCCTGCTGAAGGACACCCGCCCGGCGGACCTGCTGGCGGCGATCGAGGTGGTGGCGTCCGGGGACGCGCTGCTGGCCCCCTCGGTGACCCGCCGCCTGGTCGCGGAATTCGCGAGGCTGCCGACGGGCCCGGTGACGCGGCTGGACGGCGTGACGGTGCGGGAGCAGGAGGTGCTGACGCTGATCGCGCGCGGGTTGTCGAACGACGAGATCGCGGCGCGCCTGCACCTGGGAATCGCGACGGTGAAGACCCACATCGGGCGGCTGCTGCACAAATTGGCGGCACGGGACCGGGCGCAACTGGTGATCGCGGCTTATGAATCGGGCTTGATCCGGCCGTCGGCGCAGTAA
- a CDS encoding LLM class flavin-dependent oxidoreductase: MTHFGIGVSTATAAIPDTLELAVQADRAGLDLVTVSDHPYYADRLDAYAELGVLLGKTERISGLVSVTNLPTRPAAMLARTITSLSALTGGRIVLGMGVGGLWDDIARLGFTKLTPGQAVRAFEEGIRLVKLLGGGGEPVTFDGEFHRVTNLEPAREQLPPVWTGSVGPKSLAVTGRVADGWMPGRAADWLSERYRTSRPVIDQAAVDAGREPGDIVTVYNFPGRITAAPLPKTRAEDGRWIGGSTAQWIEELTGAVLEHEAAGFVLFGPGGSTPDAVAAARWAGEIVPAVREAVAK; the protein is encoded by the coding sequence ATGACCCACTTCGGCATCGGCGTCTCCACCGCCACCGCGGCCATCCCCGACACCCTCGAACTCGCCGTCCAGGCCGACCGCGCCGGGCTCGACCTCGTCACCGTCTCCGATCACCCGTACTACGCCGATCGGCTCGACGCCTACGCCGAACTCGGTGTGCTGCTGGGGAAAACCGAACGGATCTCCGGGCTCGTCTCCGTCACCAACCTGCCCACCCGGCCCGCCGCGATGCTTGCTCGCACCATCACCTCCCTGTCCGCGCTGACCGGGGGGCGGATCGTGCTCGGGATGGGCGTCGGCGGGCTCTGGGACGACATCGCGCGCCTCGGCTTCACCAAGCTGACGCCCGGTCAAGCTGTCCGCGCCTTCGAAGAGGGCATCCGGCTCGTCAAGCTGCTCGGTGGGGGCGGCGAACCTGTGACCTTCGACGGCGAGTTCCACCGGGTCACGAACCTCGAACCCGCCCGGGAACAGCTGCCGCCCGTCTGGACCGGCTCGGTCGGGCCCAAGTCCCTCGCCGTCACCGGACGCGTGGCCGACGGGTGGATGCCCGGGCGCGCCGCCGACTGGCTCAGCGAGCGGTACCGCACCTCGCGCCCGGTCATCGACCAGGCCGCCGTCGACGCCGGGCGGGAACCCGGGGACATCGTCACCGTCTACAACTTCCCCGGCCGCATCACCGCGGCGCCGCTGCCGAAGACGCGCGCCGAGGACGGACGCTGGATCGGGGGCTCGACGGCGCAGTGGATCGAGGAGCTGACCGGTGCCGTGCTGGAGCACGAAGCCGCCGGGTTCGTGCTCTTCGGGCCCGGCGGCAGCACGCCCGACGCCGTCGCCGCCGCGCGGTGGGCCGGGGAAATCGTGCCCGCCGTGCGCGAGGCCGTCGCGAAGTAG
- a CDS encoding acyl-CoA carboxylase subunit epsilon, which produces MTGEERPLLRVVRGNPSDAELAALTAVVAAASSASPAEKPKPRTSWWGDHAASLRKPLHAGEGAWRASGLPGF; this is translated from the coding sequence GTGACCGGCGAAGAGCGTCCCCTGCTGCGGGTGGTCCGCGGGAACCCGAGCGACGCCGAACTGGCGGCGCTGACGGCGGTCGTCGCCGCGGCGTCGTCGGCTTCGCCCGCGGAGAAGCCGAAGCCGCGTACGTCGTGGTGGGGCGATCACGCGGCTTCGCTGCGCAAGCCGCTCCACGCCGGCGAAGGCGCTTGGCGCGCTTCGGGGCTTCCCGGCTTCTAA
- a CDS encoding acyl-CoA carboxylase subunit beta: protein MSSATEPLGTPPEDEPDIHTTAGKLADLYRRYDEAVHAGSARAVEKQHAKGKKTARERIELLLDENSFVELDELARHRSTNFGQEKNRPYGDGVVTGYGTVDGRPVCVFSQDVTIFGGSLGEVYGEKIVKVMDLAIKTGRPIIGINEGGGARIQEGVVSLGLYGEIFNRNVKASGVIPQISLIMGANAGGHVYSPALTDFVVMVDETSQMFITGPDVVKTVTGEDVTFEELGGGRTHNTKSGVAHYLGSDDEDAIAYVKELLSYLPQNNLSEAPVFEPSDAPAGFFDDVTDADRELDTIIPDSPNTPYDMHEVINRVVDDGDFLEVHELFAPNIIVGFGRVDGQSVGVVANQPTQFAGCLDIDASEKAARFVRTCDAFNIPVLTFVDVPGFLPGTDQEWNGIIRRGAKLIYAYAEATVPLVTIITRKAYGGAYDVMGSKHLGADINLAWPTAQVAVMGAQGAANIVHRKTLANAANEGKDVDALRAELIQEYEDTLLNPYAAAERGYVDSVIVPAHTRGHVARALSLLRNKRESLPPKKHGNIPL from the coding sequence ATGAGCAGTGCGACGGAGCCGCTCGGGACGCCGCCCGAGGATGAACCGGACATCCACACCACGGCCGGCAAGCTGGCCGATCTGTACCGCCGGTACGACGAGGCGGTGCACGCGGGCTCGGCCCGCGCGGTGGAGAAGCAGCACGCCAAGGGCAAGAAAACCGCGCGAGAACGGATCGAGCTGCTGCTCGACGAGAACTCGTTCGTGGAGCTCGACGAGCTGGCCCGGCACCGCTCGACCAACTTCGGCCAGGAGAAGAACCGCCCGTACGGCGACGGCGTCGTCACCGGCTACGGCACGGTCGACGGCCGCCCGGTCTGCGTGTTCAGCCAGGACGTGACAATCTTCGGCGGCAGCCTCGGCGAGGTCTACGGCGAGAAGATCGTCAAGGTCATGGACCTGGCCATCAAGACTGGCCGCCCGATCATCGGCATCAACGAGGGCGGCGGCGCGCGCATCCAGGAAGGCGTCGTCTCGCTCGGCCTGTACGGCGAGATCTTCAACCGCAACGTCAAGGCGTCCGGCGTCATCCCGCAGATCTCGCTGATCATGGGCGCGAACGCGGGCGGGCACGTCTACTCCCCCGCGCTGACCGACTTCGTCGTGATGGTCGACGAGACGTCGCAGATGTTCATCACCGGCCCGGACGTCGTCAAGACGGTCACCGGCGAGGACGTCACCTTCGAGGAGCTCGGCGGCGGCCGCACCCACAACACGAAGTCCGGCGTCGCGCACTACCTCGGTTCCGACGACGAGGACGCCATCGCCTACGTCAAGGAACTGCTCTCCTACCTGCCGCAGAACAACCTGTCGGAAGCGCCGGTCTTCGAACCCTCGGACGCGCCGGCCGGCTTCTTCGACGACGTCACCGACGCCGACCGCGAGCTCGACACGATCATCCCGGATTCGCCGAACACCCCGTACGACATGCACGAGGTCATCAACCGCGTGGTCGACGACGGCGACTTCCTCGAGGTTCACGAGCTGTTCGCGCCGAACATCATCGTCGGCTTCGGCCGGGTGGACGGCCAGAGCGTCGGCGTCGTCGCCAACCAGCCCACGCAGTTCGCCGGCTGCCTCGACATCGACGCGTCCGAGAAGGCCGCGCGGTTCGTGCGCACCTGCGACGCGTTCAACATCCCGGTGCTCACCTTCGTCGACGTCCCGGGCTTCCTGCCGGGCACCGACCAGGAGTGGAACGGCATCATCCGCCGCGGCGCGAAGCTCATCTACGCCTACGCCGAAGCCACGGTCCCGCTGGTCACGATCATCACGCGCAAGGCGTACGGCGGCGCGTACGACGTCATGGGGTCGAAGCACCTCGGCGCCGACATCAACCTGGCGTGGCCGACCGCGCAGGTCGCGGTGATGGGTGCCCAGGGCGCGGCGAACATCGTGCACCGCAAGACCCTCGCGAACGCGGCGAACGAGGGCAAGGACGTCGACGCCCTGCGCGCGGAACTGATCCAGGAGTACGAGGACACGCTGCTCAACCCGTACGCGGCGGCCGAACGCGGCTACGTCGACTCGGTGATCGTGCCGGCGCACACCCGCGGGCACGTCGCGCGGGCGCTGTCGCTGCTGCGCAACAAGCGCGAGTCGCTCCCGCCCAAGAAGCACGGGAACATCCCGCTGTGA
- a CDS encoding sensor histidine kinase translates to MRIRVVIDVLAVLVLAIGAGGNLAAGAWTLPLWLPAWLGWTILLTGVTPILLRRWWPRPAYILSLVLTAAAIPIGGPVLAVAVVAAGCALYTFVVRRGSRASRVGFAAGLLGIGLLGVVLPNPSTATTVNFGASALIVGFALGIAVHGRREYAAIERENHAREAVSAERLRIAREMHDVVAHSMSLIAVKAAVGNHVALEQPDQAREALRVIEDTSRETLAELRRMLGVLRDGTGVPALAPAPTLDDLRTLADRAQLTGLAVDLTVQGLDELPGGVGQSVYRIVQEALTNVVKHAAATTCRIRVTGGEGEVGIEVHDDGRGGDVVPGHGLIGMRERVAVYDGEFSAAPSDDGFRVFARLPYEAAVGR, encoded by the coding sequence ATGCGCATCCGCGTGGTTATCGACGTGCTGGCGGTCCTCGTCCTGGCGATCGGCGCCGGCGGCAACCTCGCCGCCGGCGCGTGGACGCTGCCGCTGTGGCTGCCCGCCTGGCTCGGCTGGACGATCCTGCTGACGGGCGTCACCCCGATCCTGCTGCGGCGCTGGTGGCCACGGCCCGCGTACATCCTTTCCCTGGTGCTGACCGCGGCGGCGATCCCGATCGGCGGGCCGGTGCTGGCGGTCGCCGTGGTGGCCGCCGGCTGCGCGCTGTACACGTTCGTCGTGCGCCGCGGCAGCCGCGCGTCGCGGGTCGGCTTCGCGGCCGGGCTGCTCGGGATCGGCCTGCTCGGCGTCGTGCTGCCGAACCCGAGCACCGCGACGACGGTGAACTTCGGGGCCTCGGCGCTGATCGTCGGGTTCGCGCTCGGCATCGCCGTCCACGGCCGCCGCGAATACGCCGCGATCGAGCGGGAAAACCACGCGCGGGAAGCGGTTTCCGCGGAACGGCTGCGGATCGCGCGGGAGATGCACGACGTCGTCGCGCACAGCATGAGCCTGATCGCGGTGAAGGCGGCGGTCGGCAACCACGTCGCCCTCGAACAGCCCGACCAGGCGCGGGAAGCGTTGCGCGTCATCGAAGACACGAGCCGCGAGACGCTGGCCGAACTGCGGCGCATGCTGGGCGTGCTGCGCGACGGCACGGGCGTCCCGGCCCTGGCGCCCGCCCCGACGCTCGACGACCTGCGCACGCTCGCCGACCGCGCGCAGCTGACCGGCCTGGCGGTCGACCTGACTGTCCAGGGCCTCGACGAACTGCCGGGCGGCGTCGGCCAGTCGGTGTACCGGATCGTGCAGGAGGCGCTGACCAACGTGGTCAAGCACGCGGCCGCGACGACGTGCCGGATCCGCGTCACGGGCGGCGAGGGCGAAGTCGGCATCGAGGTCCACGACGACGGCCGCGGTGGCGACGTCGTCCCCGGCCACGGCCTGATCGGGATGCGCGAACGCGTCGCGGTCTACGACGGGGAGTTCTCGGCAGCGCCTTCCGACGACGGCTTCCGCGTGTTCGCGCGGCTGCCCTACGAAGCGGCGGTGGGCCGATGA
- a CDS encoding MarR family winged helix-turn-helix transcriptional regulator: protein MGKSGEDLGVVAGLVRASFLVNAVYAESAREYGLTVQQGQLLCVLMAQPYGMGELGATLHLEKSSLTGLVDRAVRRGLVRREPDPDDRRAVHVVLTGEGRELAEDFYAATCRRVAELAAGLGAPDRDRLAALLGRVVRENEVPTVFLDALSR, encoded by the coding sequence ATGGGGAAGAGCGGGGAGGACCTCGGTGTCGTGGCCGGGCTCGTGCGGGCGTCGTTCCTGGTGAACGCCGTCTACGCCGAGTCGGCCCGCGAGTACGGGCTCACCGTGCAGCAGGGCCAGCTGCTGTGCGTGCTGATGGCCCAGCCGTACGGCATGGGCGAGCTCGGCGCGACACTGCACCTGGAGAAGTCCAGCCTCACCGGCCTGGTCGACCGCGCGGTCCGGCGCGGGCTCGTGCGCCGCGAGCCCGACCCGGACGACCGGCGGGCCGTGCACGTCGTCCTGACCGGCGAAGGCCGCGAACTCGCCGAGGACTTCTACGCGGCGACGTGCCGGCGCGTCGCCGAGCTGGCCGCGGGTCTGGGCGCCCCGGACCGCGACCGGCTCGCGGCGCTGCTCGGCCGGGTCGTCCGGGAAAACGAGGTCCCGACCGTCTTCCTCGACGCCCTGTCGCGTTAG